In Micropterus dolomieu isolate WLL.071019.BEF.003 ecotype Adirondacks linkage group LG01, ASM2129224v1, whole genome shotgun sequence, the sequence AACCTACATGTTTTGccttatgaaataaaatatttcaataacTTGTATTGTTTGGCAGCCATCTCTCTTTGAACTGACCTACAATGCCTCACTTAAAGTTCATCTagtatgtttgtttatttctggtGTAAGAAGATTAAATGAGACATTTTCCCCTGCAGAAACTGTCGTGCTTGCAATACTAAAAGTAATCTTTAACTCACATGAAATCAGAAAAGGATTAAGGTGAGTTCATGGACAATACAATGTCACCTGCTATGCAGCATGATATGTGTGCAAATCAACATTTCATTTGCTGATATGATGGGGTTTCAGGACATATTAAATCTTACATTATGAAATGGTTTGGAATGAATAGAAGTGTGTGGgtacagaaatacatttttaaattcaattaaGGGAACTTTCTCCTgcaagaaaattattattatttcaacaCTAACTACACCACAAGCAAGTTATATCTTCATTTAGCTCCTCAGTTTCCTATTTTATAGGCCAGGAACACATTCAAACATCTACAATCAACAGTATctgacattaaaaatgtttttaatcatgGTTTTCAGAATGAGTGCAAGCAGGAGTGTGAGCACAAATGCAAGACACCACAGCAGAGAGTCAgttcaggtttttttttaatccaaacaaAACAGGTTCACAGGCAGTTGACTGGAACATCCAAGATGACTGAAGGGTGGTACAGGAACAGGCAGACAGAACACTCTTCAAAGCAGCACAACAGAGCGTATACACACTACAATGAACAGACAAGGACTGAAGACACatagcaaacatttaacaccagagactaacgagcaggcgggagcaacacaggtgcaAGGGATCAGGACCGatgagacaggcaggcagagagacagcaggggaaaacagacagatactaaaaaatgcaaaacacaagaccatACACTAACTGGAACTCAAAGTACTTAGCTgacaagcaggcagaggaattactgggggaacagacacaAGCACATCTAAATGCAGAAAATACACTAAACATAATAAGGCAAAACTAAAACAGGATAGACAgacaaaatgaataataaactgaataacGAGGACAGACTATAGCAGAACAATCAGTATAAACTAGAACAGACAgaactgaaacccaaaacagagACAATATAACAGAAAAGACTAATAATAACCAAACTGactaaacagagcagacacgcccacagtgtgacagtttTTTTAATTGCCTGTCAGTTGTTTCCTTTTATGCTTTGTATATAAGTTATATTAGTAGTTATGAAGTTATATTATAATAGTTCCTCTGATATACAGGGAGAGGTTACTTGTTGAGGCTCTTCAAAGACTGCCACCTGGTTGTAATTTGAGATCATTAGGCGATCCACAGTGAATGTGACTGCACATTGATGAAACATTTCTTTAATCCTCCTTACTGCTGTtcacaaaaaataacatttgtggGTAATTATTATAGCTTTTGAGCATTTAGTATTGTAGAAGTCCAAGCTACTTTACtatcaaataatataaattaagCATTCAGCAAACAGGCCTCAGCCTCCAATTAAGTAGCACACCTGTCTTCAATTATGTGTCCTGGTGGAGCTTATAAAGTCACTCTGTAGCTGCAGCTCAGATCCATATGATAGATGAATTTGAAAGAGTGAACTTGGTTATTTCATCTCAGAAGCCTACAGTTAACGTGTTTGGTTAGCAAACTCACCTTTCAACCATGGCAAAAGAGAAGATCCACGTTAATGTGGTGATTATTGGTCACGTTGACAGCGGCAAGTCAACCACCACGGGCCACCTTGTCTACAAATGTGGTGGCATTGATCAGAGAAGACTGGAGAAGTTTGAGAAAGCTGCGACGCAGGTGAGGAAGTGGAAAGAAACATACTACAAAACACTTGActtcaaaatgttaaaacatgttCTAAAACAATGTATTTGATTTTACAGATGGGGAAGAGTTCCTTCAAATTTGCTTGGGTGCTGGACAAGCTGAAAGCTGAGCGGGAACGAGGAATCACCATAGATATATCTCTGCTGAAATTTAGCACTCAAAAATACACCATGACTATCATTGATGCTCCTGGCCACCGTGACTTCATTAAAAACATGATAACAGGGACTTCACAGGTAAGCGGCATAGAAGTACATCTCTTTTTTAtgcttcagtttgtttttaacttataatatatatttcagGCTGATGTTGCCCTCCTGGTGGTCTCGGCAGCTAAAGGAGAGTATGAGGCTGGCATATCAAGAATTGGTCAGACCAGAGAGCACGCCCTACTGGCTTACACTCTGGGTGTCAAGCAGATCATAGTCTGTGTGAACAAGATGGATCTCACTGAACCACCTTACAGCCAGAAGCGCTTTGACGAGGTGGTAAAAGGCGTGAGCGGCTTCCTCAGAAAGATTGGCTacgacgccacgactgtgccttTTGTTCCAATTTCAGGCTGGACTGGGGAGAACATGATCACTGCAACTCAGAAGGTAATACTAATGTATAGTTCAAATATTGTGTCAAGGACATGCAACACCTTGAACTAAAGTAATTTCTCTACAGATGCCCTGGTTCCAAGGCTGGAAAGCCAGACGGAGGGAAGGAAATGCAAGCGGGAAAACTCTGCTGGAAGTCTTGGACTCCATTTACCCACCAGTGCGCAACCTCAGCAAGCCCCTACGATTACCTCTGCaggatgtctacaaaattggaGGTTAGAAATAGTTTTACCGCTACATATCATTTTAAAGTTGCCCCGACTCTATTTCCAAACCTGTGAACTCAATTGATTAGCTCCAATCAAGAAAATTAGGTACGTGTGCAGCAGAGGGATTAGATTGGGGGGAAGTACAGTAGTGTTTGCTGGTAAAATGCCTTTAAACTTATATTTCAAGTGCTTTGTTCATCCTTAAAGGAATTGGGACTGTGCCAGTGGGCAAGATTGAAACCGGAATCCTCAAACCTGGCATGACCCTGATGTTCTCCCCCGCCAAGCTCACTGCTGAGGTAAAGTCCATTGAGATGCATCACCAAGGACTTGAGACGGCTCTGCCCGGACACAACGTTGGCTTCAACATAAAGAACGTGGCTGTTAAGAACCTGCGGCGTGGGGATGTGGCTGGCAATGCCCAGCAGGACCCTCCATCAGATGTCAGCAGCTTTGAAGCTCAGGTTGTTAGGTTCAGTGGCATAAAATTATAACTTATTTGTCCCTCTGTGCTGATg encodes:
- the si:dkey-37o8.1 gene encoding elongation factor 1-alpha-like — protein: MAKEKIHVNVVIIGHVDSGKSTTTGHLVYKCGGIDQRRLEKFEKAATQMGKSSFKFAWVLDKLKAERERGITIDISLLKFSTQKYTMTIIDAPGHRDFIKNMITGTSQADVALLVVSAAKGEYEAGISRIGQTREHALLAYTLGVKQIIVCVNKMDLTEPPYSQKRFDEVVKGVSGFLRKIGYDATTVPFVPISGWTGENMITATQKMPWFQGWKARRREGNASGKTLLEVLDSIYPPVRNLSKPLRLPLQDVYKIGGIGTVPVGKIETGILKPGMTLMFSPAKLTAEVKSIEMHHQGLETALPGHNVGFNIKNVAVKNLRRGDVAGNAQQDPPSDVSSFEAQVIILNHPGRVKAGYSPVLDCHTAHVTCRFAELREKVDRRTGKKLEDHPQLLMSGDAATVKLVPIKPMCVESFFTYPPLGRFAARDLKQTVAVGVIKSVEKDKGSKPPHKAQVCK